The Neovison vison isolate M4711 chromosome 10, ASM_NN_V1, whole genome shotgun sequence genome has a segment encoding these proteins:
- the KIAA0040 gene encoding uncharacterized protein KIAA0040 homolog: MEKISSFFNIIWDTILTKHQEGLFNTICLGILLGLPLLVVITFLFICCHCCWSRSGKNGQPPDRNKGKKRKKKKKKAEEDLWISAQPKLLQMEKRPSLPV; the protein is encoded by the coding sequence ATGGAGAAAATCAGCTCCTTCTTCAACATCATTTGGGACACCATCTTGACCAAACACCAAGAGGGCCTCTTCAACACCATATGCCTGGGCATCCTTCTGGGGCTGCCATTGCTCGTGGTCATCACATTCCTCTTCATCTGTTGTCATTGCTGCTGGAGCCGGTCAGGCAAGAATGGCCAACCGCCAGACCGAAACaaggggaaaaagaggaagaagaagaagaagaaggctgaAGAAGACCTCTGGATCTCTGCGCAGCCCAAGCTTCTCCAGATGGAAAAGAGGCCATCACTGCCTGTCTAG